In Verrucomicrobiota bacterium, the genomic stretch ATCACCGGCGAGAGCGGCACCGGCAAGGAGCTCGTCGCCCGCGCGCTCCACTACAACAGCCCGCGGCGCGAACGGCCCTTCTGCGCTGTCAACTGCGGCGCCCTGCCCGAAACGCTTCTTGAAAGCGAGCTCTTCGGCCACATGCGGGGCGCCTTCACCGGCGCGCACGCCGATAAGGAGGGTCTCTTCGAAGCCGCGAACAAGGGCACCATCCTCCTCGACGAAATCGGCACGACAAGCCCGACGATGCAGATGAAGCTCCTCCGCGTCCTCCAGGAACGCGAGGTCAAACGCGTCGGCTCCAACGAGGTCAAGCACATCGATGTGCGCGTGCTCGCCGCCACGAACGAGGATCTCGCCGAGTGCGTCAAGAAGAACCTCTTCCGCGAAGACCTCTACTACCGCCTCAGTGTCATCCCGATGGAGATCCCCACACTGCGCGAACGGCGCGAGGACATCCCGCTGCTCGTCCACCACTTCCTCGACAAGCGCCACGAGCGCTTCGGC encodes the following:
- a CDS encoding sigma 54-interacting transcriptional regulator, producing the protein ITGESGTGKELVARALHYNSPRRERPFCAVNCGALPETLLESELFGHMRGAFTGAHADKEGLFEAANKGTILLDEIGTTSPTMQMKLLRVLQEREVKRVGSNEVKHIDVRVLAATNEDLAECVKKNLFREDLYYRLSVIPMEIPTLRERREDIPLLVHHFLDKRHERFGETVTIEDDALYVLECYDWPGNVRELENVIERAATLCDHCRITLADLPERLLEGHDLDVVGDRTLKSITRDTQRRHIARVLRETGGDKRAAAKVLEISVPSLYRKLDELRLKEL